The nucleotide sequence GGTCCGCACCGACTGACCCGGACACCCGACAGCCCTGTCCGACGGGCCCCCGCCCGGCGCGCCGTCCGCGGCGCGTCCCGCGGGTGCCCGTCGGGCCGGGGCGCCGGTTAGTCTCGTGGCATGGCGCAACCGTCGGTACGGCGGACCGAGCGGTTGTTCCGGATCGCGATGCTGGTCAAGGGTGTGGACGGGGCGGCTGAGCTGCTCGGTGCGATCGCGTTGCTGCTGGTCTCCGGGGACTGGATGCACCGGGTGGTCGCCCAGGTGCTGGCCCGGGACCTGCTGGGCCCGCCGGACGCGCCGCTCGCCCGGCACCTCACCGGGGCCGTCGACGACGTCACCGGCGGCGGCCGGACGTTCGTCGTCGTCTACCTGGCGCTGCACGGCGTGATCAAGCTGGCGCTGGTGTGGGCGCTGCTGCGCCGGTGGCTACCGGCCTATCCGCCGGCCGTCGTGGTGCTGGGACTGTTCGTGGTCTACGAGCTGGT is from Pseudonocardia autotrophica and encodes:
- a CDS encoding DUF2127 domain-containing protein produces the protein MAQPSVRRTERLFRIAMLVKGVDGAAELLGAIALLLVSGDWMHRVVAQVLARDLLGPPDAPLARHLTGAVDDVTGGGRTFVVVYLALHGVIKLALVWALLRRWLPAYPPAVVVLGLFVVYELVHAWHTGSVLLPVLALLDIAIIVLVVREYRLLRRERAG